The DNA region AAATTAAACGTATACGATGGCAAGTTCGATTCAGCAATCTTCATAAGCGAATTTTGTTGTTGCTTGAACACCTTAAAGGCTAATCATAGATTGCTCTAAGTTAAGCAACTGTTGTTTTAATTGAATACCACCGGCATAGCCAGTTAATGAGCCATTTTTCCCTATCACTCTGTGGCAAGGGACAATAATCGCAATCGGGTTTTGACCATTGGCTGCACCAACCGCACGAGCAGCTGTGTGATTATTGAGCTGTATCGCGATGGATTGGTAAGAAACCGTATGGCCGAAAGGAATCGAACACAACGCTTTCCAAACGTTTTTCTGGAAGGGTGTTCCGTTCATATTTATCGGTAAATCGAATTCGAATCGCTGAGAATTAAAGTATTCTTCTAATTGCTTCTTGCATTGATCAATTAGAGGATGAGTCCTCTTCTGTTGAAAATCGGTAAATTTAATTTCTTCGATAGCATGCTCTGATGAGCGTATCGAAAACTTACCGAATGGACTCTCAAAAGTATCTTGATAGTAATTCGTTTGAATCCTCATAGAAGTGTCCTATTAATTAAGTTGTCGCCAAAGCTGAAACGTTAAGTAAGAACGAAAAGGTTGAGCATGACTTGGCGAGTTAATCAGTGAGACCTTCTTTAACGCATTTTTAACGCCGAGATCGGATGCTAACCAGATATCACTGTCACTTAAGCCTCGCATTTTGAGGTAGTCGATGGTCCAAGGGCCGATGCCTTTGATGTCCGATAATCCAATTAAAGACTCGTTAAAGTCATTGATAAACCAGCGTGCGAAATTTCTCAGGGTTTCTTTTCTTGCTAAAGGCATTTTTAAGAAAGCGAGTTCTGAATCGGCTATTACCTGTGGTGCTGGAAATAGGAAGTGATCGTGAAATGGAGAACCTAGGTTAGTGACTATTTTAGACACTAACTTATGCGCGGCACTGACCGATACTTGCTGTCCGCAAATAGCGCGAACTCCCGCTTCAAAGATAGACCAGACACTAGGAATGCGCAGACCGGAGTGAATCTCAGCGCTCGGCATTACTTGGCCAATGTACCGTTCAATGGTGAAACTGTCACTATCAAGATCAAAGCAGCGACGAAGGTGGTTGGTCAGTCCAAAAATATCCTTCAACTGTTCGCTATCAATGACAACATTCAAACAATGTTGTTTTGTATTCTGACTTACTTTAATAATGCCATGAGTCGACTGATATGCAAATGTTCGGCAATAAACGTTATCTTCGACCCATTCCAAGCCTTCAACACAACGCATCTTTAAAAACTCAAACATCGCAACCCAGTCGAACGGTGGTCGATAAGCGAGCTGCAACGTCAATGATGTTTCTTTGCCTTGTACTCTGCGTATTTGTGAGGGAGGTATGGTCATTATTTTCTTGAACACTTCATTAAACCTTCGAACACTGTTAAAGCCGCTCGCAATAGCAATTTCGTGGATGGGTAGGTGGCTTTCATGAAGTAACTTCTTAGCTAATAGACATCGTTGATGTTGCGCATAATAAGTAGGCGTTATACCAAGGTGCCGTTTAAATAACTGACGTAAATATCGATCGCTAATTCCTAGCCGACTGGCAAGCGTGCTGATATCTCCTTCATTTAAAGCACCTTCATCAATCAGTTTTAGCGCTCTTATTATCGTGGTGTCAGTACCTTGCCAAGCGGGAGAGCTGGGAGCTGAATCAGGTCGGCACCGTAAACAGGGGCGAAATCCAGCCTGACTTGCTCCGATAGCTGAATCAAAATAGGTGACATTTGACTCTTTTGGAGGAGAAGCAGGGCAGATCGGTCGACAATAGATTCCCGTTGTTTTAACGGCGATAAAAAAGCGACCGTCGAAACGAGCATCACGAGCTAAACGTGCTCTTTGGCAGGTCATCGTATCGAGTTGGCTGGCTTCAGTTTTCATGATTCTATTGTAAGCTAAACTCACGTATGAGCTAGCGGTTTTCGGAACTCAATGTGACTCGAGTGCAGCCAGCTGATTCTCGAACTGAATGCAATAAGTCTATCTAAAAAGCTCCGGTTAACGTAAAAGAAGACATGTCTAATTCTTGGAATAACTCGGCTTGAAGTACTACTCCACGTTACCGTTAACCGCCTTGATAGTAATTATTGGCTTAAGTGTATTAATTGAATACTCGATTGTGCCTAGCGGAAGTGAACTGTTAACGATGCTTCGAAACGCAGATACGATGCCGATTTATTGGTTATTGTTTTTGATTATCCTGCTAGAAGCGATTATTTATGTTGGTTTCTATTTCCCTGGGCAATTCTTCGCAGTGATTATTGTCGTGATAGGTGAATCTACACTTGGCAGTATTGTTAACTTAACATTAATTATGGTCGCTGCTGCTACCTTGGCTTCATTAATAAACTACAGCCTTGGCCGCTATTTCTTGGCAAACCGACAAGCAAATTCGATTGAAAGCGAATCGTCGAATTCTATCGAGTGGCGAAAATTACTGCCGGCAATGATACACATCAACGCACTTGCATTTTTTATGTTCAATCACGGCTCGAAGAAAGGGTCGCGTAAAATTGTATGGGCTTCTGGTCTTATTAATTTACCTTACTATTTATTCCTCGTAGTGGCGACGTCTCTACTCAGCGAACAAGTGATGAAGATTGCAGAAAGCACCTTCTTAATAGTCGCACTGGTGAGTCTGTGGCTCGGGGTGGCAATGTTTTTCGATTGGCGAAAATACCGAGCGTCATAAGTTAGTGATCTAATCAAATAACGGCATTAAAGCTGTGTACAGCGCTTCAGGTATTCGTTGTTTCGACAATTTTGCACACACTTGATGCAGCTCTTTTTGTTGTGACTTTTCTAAATGTTCTATCGATTTCTGAAAGTCTGTCGCATGAATAGAAAGCGAGCGTCGGTCTGCGTGAGTCAACTGAGAGATTTGTTGATAGCAAAACAAAAAACGACCAATAATGACATAAGGAAAATTTTTATGAATGATTGGTCCATAATGCG from Pleionea litopenaei includes:
- a CDS encoding AlkA N-terminal domain-containing protein, with product MKTEASQLDTMTCQRARLARDARFDGRFFIAVKTTGIYCRPICPASPPKESNVTYFDSAIGASQAGFRPCLRCRPDSAPSSPAWQGTDTTIIRALKLIDEGALNEGDISTLASRLGISDRYLRQLFKRHLGITPTYYAQHQRCLLAKKLLHESHLPIHEIAIASGFNSVRRFNEVFKKIMTIPPSQIRRVQGKETSLTLQLAYRPPFDWVAMFEFLKMRCVEGLEWVEDNVYCRTFAYQSTHGIIKVSQNTKQHCLNVVIDSEQLKDIFGLTNHLRRCFDLDSDSFTIERYIGQVMPSAEIHSGLRIPSVWSIFEAGVRAICGQQVSVSAAHKLVSKIVTNLGSPFHDHFLFPAPQVIADSELAFLKMPLARKETLRNFARWFINDFNESLIGLSDIKGIGPWTIDYLKMRGLSDSDIWLASDLGVKNALKKVSLINSPSHAQPFRSYLTFQLWRQLN
- a CDS encoding methylated-DNA--[protein]-cysteine S-methyltransferase, with amino-acid sequence MRIQTNYYQDTFESPFGKFSIRSSEHAIEEIKFTDFQQKRTHPLIDQCKKQLEEYFNSQRFEFDLPINMNGTPFQKNVWKALCSIPFGHTVSYQSIAIQLNNHTAARAVGAANGQNPIAIIVPCHRVIGKNGSLTGYAGGIQLKQQLLNLEQSMISL